The Salmo trutta chromosome 6, fSalTru1.1, whole genome shotgun sequence genomic sequence gcttcctcttgaggagctcaTGTCCCAGCTTGTGCAAAGTAAAAAAGTTattgcatgtgatgttgtggcAACGAAGtccctgtgtcacgtccaggacaatctgcatcccttggttcttctcaggggctccacttgcaagttccacacatatgatgaagcagcatcacaggcagcccagatcttgattccatattttgtgggtttagacggtatgtactgcctgaaggggcagcggcccctaaatgacataagctgctcatcaacagtaacgttgTGCCCAGGGTTGGAAAACAGGGGAAGGCGGTTCACCCATTTGTCTCACACTGACCTGATTacagctagcttgtctctctgccgctGAGTTGGTCTGGTGTCTTGGTTATCGAagcggataatcctggaaataatgtggacGTTTTTCAGAAACATTGTTGCATGGTAAAGTGATCTGCCAGTTTTTCCATCCCACAGGGAGTCTGTGGATTCCCCATtagatctgaaaacaccagcaaggataagtACCCCAAAATATGCctgtaaatgagtttggtccatcttcttccatctctctcctgaaacacgccttccctccaaattagtgcagtccagaacTCATTTCTGGATGGTGcctgggatgaacagttcaaatGAAGACTTTatgtctgtcacaccctgatctgtttcacctgtctttgtgattgtctccaccccttccaggtgttgcccatctttgtctgttgccagttcatcttgtttgtcaagtcaaccagcctTTTTGTGTCTCAGCCCCTGCTTTTCCCACCCTcgtggttttgacccttgcctgtcctgactctgagcccgcctgcctgatcactctgcctgcccctgaccctgagcctgcctgccgacctgtacctttgccccacctctggattattgacctctgcctaccctgaccctgagcctgcctgccgtccggtactgttgctccacctctggtttactgacccctgcctgccttgatctgtctattgcctgccactattggattattaaaccattgttaattcaacTTTGTCTggatctgggtcttaccttcatacctgataatgTCCTGCACATCCACGTtggccctggttgcatccttatcacattggcagaAGTCCATTCAATTTCACAATTTTTTGACATCCgtatttctcctcctgcaggctgctgatgagctggttgctgacgggatggtcctggggctggctgctgatgggctggtcctggggctggttgctgacgggctggtcctggctgctgatgggctggtcctggggctggctgctgatgggctggtcctggggctggttgctgatggGATGGTCctgggctggttgctgacgggatggtcctggggctggttgctgacgggatggtcctggggctggctgctgatgggatGGTcttggggctggttgctgacgggatggtcctggggctggttgctgacgggatggtcctggggctggttgctgacgggatggtcctggggctggttgctgatggGATGGTCCTGGTGCAGGTTGCTGATGGGATGGTCCTGGTGCAGGTTGCTGATGggatggtcctggggctggttgctgacgggatggtcctggggctggctgctgatgggatggtcctggggctggttgctgacgggatggttctggggctggttgctgacgggatggtcctggggctggttgctgacgggatggtcctggggctggctgagggtcaatctcatcctcttcttccaactcactcttagactccgaattgacagagacatgatcttAATATTCTGaaaattcttcatcttccaaagAGGAAGATgctccttccacactagcttctctctctgcaaaaatTATTTATAAGGCactctgagcagagattattcATGCCATACTGATTGACtgtggtaaggagccacacatgcagagctatttatttgttgtgtccctctcccagtttgcacctggctggggtagagttTTGGAAAATACTGCATTTTTTACAACGTattgaaataatgtattgtaataacattgtgcaggttcccgcaagccattgtgtagtttcacacactacaaagggtaaagagtgcgacaaaagcgggagacaggcagaccagcagggagacagagaggtaattggtgctatgttgaaacagcaggcccagggaggaggaagacagagtgaatGCAAACAGCAAAccttttttgtttcatttttatttgttttcacctacacacacacttttccacagTTTCATTACCCTCGGGTCCAGTGGACTCGAaaaccacatatgtaatatacatCTGTAGGTGGGTGAACAgtgtgttattttacatgttcttcacagaaggCCAATGAGTCTTAGGTTGAAAAAATAATTCATTCTATAATGTTTGTTTTAGTAAACtttgaaaatgggtcccacagacctGAACATCACACAAGGGttaaagcctgtgtgtgtgtgtgtgtgtgtgtgtggacactgacCTGCCCAGTGAAAACACAATGCTTGACTAAGGGTGTGTtggtagccagccagccagtcagccagccagtcagccagccagccagccagacagccagccagccagccagccagccagccagccagccagacagacagacagccagccagccagacagacagacagacagacagacagacagacagacagacagacagacagacagacagacagacagacagacagacagacagacagacagacagacagacagacagaaacaattGGCTCTTAAGTCAACATTGTTCTTACTGGCTCCAGTCAGATCACTGTTGACTGATGCTCCTGTTAAGACAGACTTATTCTGATTACTCTAATGAATTCCTGGGACCTTTATTTGCCTTAGTAGATTGATATTAGATAACCAAAAATTACACATGTAGACATTTCGCTTGAGGGAAGGCAGTTGTCATGCAGTGTAGCCTATAGGCATATAACGGATTCCGTCTTGAATGATTTTTCCCCCCATGTGGTATAACAGATTCTGTCACTTTATGGCACCTGACAAAACAGTTATTGCTTTGTAATCCACTGGTCTATCATATCCATTGAAAAGAGAGAGGACTGTTTATTTGTCATGAGACCCCTTACTCTAAACATCTACACTGGGGTCAAATCtatggctatgtgtgtgtgtgtgtgtgtgtgtgtgtgtgtgtgtgtgtgtgtgtgtgtgtgtgtgtgtgtgtgtgtgtgtgtgtgtgtgtgtgtgtgtatttgtgattACTGCTATCATTACCCTGGTCAATATCCACATGTCCACATATTGATCAAGGCATTGATGAGGCAACCtgtggagtgtgtgtatgtgtgagagagagagagtgggtgttgGGATGTGGCTCTGTTTAGGCTTTTCACTTGTAAGTTCGAATCCAGCGGTAGAAAGTtgattttgatatttttgttttaagcctatcccaaaccttaacccttactttaaccattcggagttaatacCTAACCTTTAAGATTGTAGAGTTAAAACCTGaacttaaacactttgaaatgtgacatttgcaacaacttcaaaatttgacatttgagaaaaatGGATGAACATCTGATTCCGACATGAGActgactgtgagagctagttgttCACTCAGTGCTTAGACCACATGTGACCACATGTTCACTCAGTGCTTAGACCAAATATCAGATTCATGACTGTATTACTGTAGAACCCTGGAATCCATACATCACAGTTCAAATACAGGAATTAAAAGGCAGAAAAGTCCTGGTGGTGATGTCCAATGGGTGTGTATTCACTGACTATATTTTGGTCTGCTGTACAGTGGTGTGTTGTGAAAACGGTCTTCATTAATTTGAGACAAGTTATTTCATGTCAGCGGAGATCATGTCACAGTCCCTCTGTAGACGTACAGGGACTCAAGGCCCTGATACAGAACCTGCAGACGCTCAGAGTAGTGGAAACACGCAGAGACTAATTAGTGCCAGATACAGTGGTCGTCTTGACTGAGGGACTTGTCCTTAGGGCTTGTGGATGCCCCTCGTAGATGCCCCTTGAGAAACATCACCAGAACCCAATTCAACATGAGTAACTTATCCCTCCACACTGCTAACATGTCAAGAAAAACATGAGAGTACTGTTGAATTTCAAGCAGCATGTGGATATCCACCTCAACCCACCCCCTGCCCTCTCCATACCCAGCCCCACACCCTGCCCACCCCATACCCAGccctgcccaccccacaccctgccCACCCCATACCCAGCCcagcccaccccacaccctgccCACCCCATACCCAGCCCCACCCCACACCCAGCCCCACCCCAGCCCACCCCACACCCAGCCCCACCCTGCCCACCCCTCACCCAGCCCACCCCACCCCAGCCCAGCCCACACCCAGCCCACCCCAGCCCACCCCAGCCCACCCCACACCcagcccaccccacaccctgcccaccccacaccctgcccaccccacacccagcCCACCCGACCccctgcccaccccacaccctgccCAACACACACCCTGCCCACCCGACCCCCTGCCCACCCGACCCCCTGCCCACCCCACCCcagcccaccccacaccctgcccaccccacacccagcCCCACCCCAGCCCACCCCACACCCAGCCccagcccaccccaccccacaccctgcccaccccacacccagcCACACCCCacacccagccccaaccccacaCCCTGCCCACACCCAGCCCACCCCACACCCAGCTCAACCCCACACCttgcccaccccacacccagccccaaccccacaCCCTGCCCACACACAACTCAACCCCacacccagccccaaccccaaccccacgCCCACgcccacccccaccccacacccAGCTCACCCCACCCCCTGAGTCCCCTCATTAATGTCGCCATGGAAACACAGCACCCTCaacaaccccccccacccccaccccctcccttcccctccatcctccacaaacacacacaaatggctCGAGGACAAAGTCAAAATCACAGCGGCACCCAAGGCAGATGATGATGGGGGTGACTCCCAAGGTTTTCAATAACAACCTTCCCCTTTGAAGTGAAGACccactccctcctcccctctctctctctctcacacacacacacacacacacacacacacacacacacacacacacacgcacacgcacacgcacacgcacacgcacaccacacacacacacacacacaccacacacacacacacacacacacacacacacacacagacttattTTCTCCAGTTCCCAAATTGGGCAGACATGATTTCCATGACAGGGGTGTATCTTGGACATGATTCCCGTATTTAATCAGTTAGCATCTTATTAAACATGGACATAATGATCTCAGGTCTCATCTCTGTCTTAACGATGGTTCCCTTTGAAAGACTGCATGTTTTTCATGTGTTGGATCACACACCATATTCACatatatgcaaacacacacatgcgcacgcacgcacacacacacacacacacacatgtacacgcacgcgcacacgcgcacacgcacgcacacgcataagtacacacacacacacacacacacacacacacacacacacacacacacacacacgcgcgcacacacgcacaagtacacacacacacacacacacacacacacacacacacacacacacacacacacacacacacacacacacacacacacactcctgatcAGTTCTCTTTAGGCcgctctctctccactgggatgtTTTAATCATGATGAGATTTGTTTGTAATTATAAACACTGAGACACCCATATCAAAGCTGCTTAATGAGATTCAGGCCTATGGGTATCCTCGACAGCTTTTGAAAATGCAaccctgtgtgtgcgtgcgtgtgtgtgtgtacccctcTCGACCCACGCTACATCAAACAGAAGCCATTTCATTTTGAGGTGTCCGTGGTGCGTTTACATGTACCTTTAAGGCCTTTGGGTCCCAATACCAAGGTCGAGATACTGTACCTTCCAGGAAAATCCCTCCCTGTTTGTTCAAATCcttgttattattgttttttaaaGATCTCAGGGCAAATAGACAACTTTTCCCTAATTACATTGCCTGAGATTTTAATTCACAGAGCGCTTTCGCTCTCTCTTAATACCTCATTTTATATCAAATTTGATTGAAAAGAGAGATTTAAGTAATATTACTGAGTGCTGCCAGGACTTCCACCTCCTTTCTTGTCTAATCACGTTTCATCTTAATCCCCTCCATTTTGTGTCAACAAGGAACATTTTCCTTTTTGGGTCAGTCATCTGGGGTCCTTCAT encodes the following:
- the LOC115195258 gene encoding extensin-like, with translation MVLGLVADGMVLVQVADGMVLVQPHTLPTPYPALPTPHPAHPIPSPAHPTPCPPHTQPHPTPSPTPAHPTPSPTLPTPHPAHPTPAQPTPSPPQPTPPTRPPAHPTPCPTHTLPTRPPAHPTPCPPHPSPPHTLPTPHPAPPQPTPHPAPAHPTPHPAHPTPSHTPHPAPTPHPAHTQPTPHPAQPHTLPTPHPAPTPHPAHTQLNPTPSPNPNPTPTPTPTPHPAHPTP